GGGTAAAAGGTAAAGCCTCAAATCCCAATACGGCTAGAACTCTATGTAAATATAAACCGTCTAAAAGAAGTTgcgaaaattttaattcaaaaaaagAGGTAATTAATTGCTCATCTGGAAAGGAAGAAGCAGACAAAATGATATATTCAGACAACACACATGCACGAATCTGCAAAGAAGGGACTTTCAAATTAAAAGAGACATAATTGGGACGTGCAAAAGACCAGGGGTACTGTTAGTCTGTTCCCAAGAAATTATCGTATGTTAAGCaatttaaaagataaagtttCTGCAACATACAATACAACCATATAAAAGCTTACAAAACCAAGAATTTAACGTTTTACAATTCTGACATTCACAAAAAAAGTCGTGCATCAACTAATACTCTTATATTATATTTGACGAGGTATATGTCAAATTAAATCACCAATAAAACATACGTCGCATATGTCTCCCAAAGACAttgcatcttttttttttgtgtctattttgacaaatatttacGAATAGAAACTTGATTGTTTTAGCATGATGATAAGATAAACCAAATCACCTTATCGAAATACGCTACTAGTGAGAGCGAGTCTTGGAGACTGCGGAGATGGAGATGGCCATAATTGTGCATTTTTCACCTTGGAAATACTTGCAAGCACACCTAGGGGTGTCACGTCCCCGATTACAGTCACTTTTTTTGTTGGTAAATCGATGATAAATGATGCAACTcctgaaatatatatacatatacaactaaattgttaaaaaaataaaagaattcgGATATATAATAACGATTGATGTCGTTTTATTGTCTCTTGCCTTCCATCTTGGAGATGTGTTTCCTCAGTTTTCCTTCACACCCCTTGCAATGAATTGACACCATCAATTCCACAAGCTGCAACAAATCAAAGCTAACATTTTAATAAACTCGAACcaatattgaaaattttcagTTGAGTTTGAAATATGTAGCAAACAAGAAATTTTGGCTCCATGCTGCTGATGAAGTATGAAGTAATAGTAATAATTAAAAtcccaaaaacaaaattaacacAGGAAAACAAACAAATTAAAGACCCAAAAATTGTGGGAATGCTGCCAGAAAAGTAATCCAgaaggaaaataaaagaaaggatTAAACCTGATGATTTGATGGGAGTACTGGTGGAGATTCAAGAACATTCATTCGACTAGTCAACTTCAAATCCAAATTCTTCTGAGGCGAAGCAGCATGTGAACTTGCTGTTGATGAAGGTCTAAAGACTGGAGATTCAGTAGAGCGGCTGGAGAAAGATCTGAAACCCGAATAACCATCCGAGTTCAACCTCTTATATTTAATATTGCGAAGATTGTCATCTCTTCGGAGCTGCCTGGAAACCATCGCACGACCCGATTCTGGTATAAAATCCAAGAAAGGTTTTTCGCTCAACAAATATCTGGAAGAGCTGGAAAGATCAGTGGCGTCCGCCGAGCTTTTTCTGCGTAAGATTTTGTCAGTTTTCTTGGCAGAACAGGAAGAAGAAGATGTGCTCTTTCTTTCGTAAAATGGCTTGATGGGATCAAGCGGTAAACGGGATGAGCATGGAGCTTCATTTTTTGGATGAGGTTTGTGTGAGTTATTGAATCGATTCAGTTGACGATCTTTCCTTCGCAAATCTTGAGGGAGAATTGCTCTCGAGTCAGTGTTTGAACATATGGCTGTGGAAGCTGGACAGGCACAGAAAATGTTTATTGATTTCATTTTTCACAGAGATTTTTTTGCCAAATAATGGTGCTTCGGAAGAATATTAGCGATATTTAAGGGGGATTGGAGATGGATCTTCGCAAAGTTAGTGggtttgaattaatttttaccATATCATTACATCAGATTTTAGTATTATTATTGTGAGATTTTTATATGATAGACATGTCAATCttgtctatatttataataataagtattattttgatataaaaaataatattttttttatagatgatccAATTAGTAAACTCATCTCGCAAAAATGACTTAGGGAATCATCTTACAAAAGTTTTGTGTAGATTTTTTGAGTGATCGGATTACTGTGGGGTCTCCATGTAATCAGTCTAGAAAATAGATGAGCtaattaaaactatttttatgatattgtcCATTCAATTATTCATCTTTATTTATGTTGGGTTTATGatttgtaaataaaaatatcatttttaaaataatgtctTACATGTAGCATCTCATAATCAAAATGAATTCCGAATTTTTTTATGGTTAGTTGGATATCTTAGGTATGAACTTGTTGTACAAACATATATTGATATCTAAGTTGGTAATCGATAAATTTGACTGTTCTAAATGTAAAATACATACATTCATATATCGGTAAGATTTTGTTGATGATTTCGTTATATTTAGATAGTGCTATTTTATCCATTTAAAGAATCAGTATTGCTAATTATTCTAcagtatacacacacacacacacacacacaatattaTAACACACAATATCTATTTTCTCTGACTTCAATATTatccaaattttatttatatttaatcacACGTATCATATCATTCATTTGTGTTAAcctatttatatttatattaatcattatttaaattgtataattcaaaatatattctcaaaacacaaaaacttttgtgagacggtctcacggatcaatttcgtgggacgaatatcttatttgggtcatctatgaaaaagtattattttttatgctaagagtattactttttattgtaaatatcgatagggttgacccgtctcaaagataaaaattcgtgagaccgtctcacaagagacttattaTTCTCAAAAATATAATAAGTATACACACACATGTATGAAAAGATAGCGAgttattgtgtgtgtgtgtatatatatatagatcatATATTAAAGTGTATAAAACATTTTATTAGAGttgttttattctttttatGACATTTTTTTTGGTGTCGAGGGGGATTAAAAAAAGCCGTGAATCTGCCCTTTTTCTCCCTGactttatatgatatatgattaccgccactattaacataaaaatctggttaaaattttcaaacttcGTGCTTACTTTATCGTATTATTATTGGCATATCATTTcttaatatatacatatatatattaattagggCAGAGCCCACAAGAATGGACTTAGCAGCCGAAAGTAACCCTTTTAAGACTGCTTGTGTCTTTGTTCTTTGGCCAAAGCGGAAGTATATTGTTTGGAGGAAAAATTCTAATTTCGGTaatgtattttttgtttttattattttgattatttatgttgtcaaatttcagttttcgtggagtatatttatattttggtaattttaatcattttttcgCAGGAGTGCTGGTGTAACACAATATATATATGGTCAGTGTCACGTTAGCATCATAATAGAAAAAGAATCAAAATTGAAAACAAGAGTAAGAGAGCGCAAAGCACATATTAAGACtgaaaatttttcaaatataaatataaagtactaaaattaaaacaactaaaaaatataaataatcaaaatcataattttacctTTTGTAATCCTACTATATGGAATATGAATATATGATACTACTGCTATTGCTATTTAAGGTTGTTAATATACCCCAATTAAAATCTctaaaaacttataaataaGCCTACTGCTACCAACttatctttaaaccatgtcccGACTAATGGCACGTGTCTTTTGTGCAAATTTAATATTGGTGTTTGTTAATTTTGCCCTGTGATTAATTAAACATGCATGTgtggaaaaattatatatactgGAATCTTTTTAGCAAAATGAAGTCAAAAACTTTTCTGGATTGTGTCTTGATGCTtcaaaaagtttttaaaaatatgatttggAAATGTTTGCAATTATGATGCATGTGGGCAGTGTTATTAGAACGCATGATTATAACCGAGGGAGCATGGGTTGGTGAAGATTGATCGGGTGTTTTCTCTGTTGGAAATCTTGCTAGTTGGGTGAATGCTACTTCGAACTCTTGAATTGTGGGTTATTCAGTACTGGTTTGAAGTGCAGCGAGGGAGGGATCATATAAGAGTCGACGTGGATGCAAGTCTCAATACGACTATGAATTTATGTAGCATTGGAGCAGTTATTCGAGAAATTTCAGTAACCGTGGTAGATGTTAAGTCTTGTGTTCTCTGCCATACGGGTTCAATGAAAAATGTCCCATAATTCCCTTTTATCAATCATATGCAGAGGACGACAAATGAGGCGGCACACCAACTAGCTCGCTTCGAGACGAATACTGAATGGTGTAATAGTGATTGTCCACATTGGTTTATTAGTATTGTATCAAAagacttcttttttttttcttttttttttaatatgaatgCATTTTGAGTTCTTCTTCAAGAAATAAGCGAACAAAAATAATTCACGGTTTCTGATCGCTAATTCCAAGGGGCTAGCTTTATGCAATCAATTCATACCTAACGTGGCACATTAGTCTTCTGAAAACGTAGCAAACTGNgtttgtatttttttatttttctcaaaaaaatttcaggtaatattaatatttaacaGTATTTCTCATGTTCTTTACTAACATAGTCATCTCATTAAATGAATTAACTAgctattatcatatttttttatttcaataaatttcactaaaataagtacttttaatatataattcgaTTTTCCAGTT
This genomic interval from Primulina huaijiensis isolate GDHJ02 chromosome 14, ASM1229523v2, whole genome shotgun sequence contains the following:
- the LOC140957406 gene encoding uncharacterized protein → MKSINIFCACPASTAICSNTDSRAILPQDLRRKDRQLNRFNNSHKPHPKNEAPCSSRLPLDPIKPFYERKSTSSSSCSAKKTDKILRRKSSADATDLSSSSRYLLSEKPFLDFIPESGRAMVSRQLRRDDNLRNIKYKRLNSDGYSGFRSFSSRSTESPVFRPSSTASSHAASPQKNLDLKLTSRMNVLESPPVLPSNHQLVELMVSIHCKGCEGKLRKHISKMEGVASFIIDLPTKKVTVIGDVTPLGVLASISKVKNAQLWPSPSPQSPRLALTSSVFR